One Bacteroidota bacterium genomic window, CTGGATGCAGTGGGCAATACTACTGCTGCAACAGGTAAAGGTTTTGCAATTGCTTCTGCTGCTTTAACAGCATTGGCTTTGTTTGCAGCATTTGTTGGCGTAGCAGGCATTACAGGTATTGATATTTATAAAGCAGATGTATTGTCTTGCTTATTTGTCGGTGGAATGATCCCATTCATTTTCTCTTCATTGGCTATTCGTGCCGTAGGCCAGGCTGCAATGGCAATGGTAGAAGAAGTTCGCCGCCAGTTTAAAACCATTCCGGGTATTATGGAAGGAACTGGTAAACCTGAGTATGATAAATGCGTTGCGATCTCTACTGATGCATCTATTAAAAAAATGATGCTGCCAGGTGCTATTGCAATTCTTTCTCCATTGATCATTGGTTTTATATTTGGACCAGAAGCATTGGGTGGCTTTTTAGCCGGCGCAACAGTAAGTGGAGTATTGATGGGAATGTTCCAGAACAATGCTGGTGGTGCATGGGATAATGCAAAGAAAAGTTTTGAGAAAGGCGTAGAAATAAACGGACAGATGTATTATAAAAAATCTGAACCACACAAAGCATCGGTAACAGGTGATACTGTTGGTGATCCTTTTAAAGACACTTCAGGTCCTTCAATGAATATCCTCATCAAACTGATGTCGATCGTTTCATTGGTTATTGCTCCTACCCTTGCAAGTCTTCATCATACTAAATCAGGAGTTGCAGAAAATAAAGTTTACATACAAGAAATTCGTCAAACCAATACTGATAATACAGCAACTGCTGAATTTAAAAAAGATCCACTTGCAGAAGCATTGGAAAAAGATGGATTAATCTCCGGTGACTATAGTCTTGAGATAAGAGGGGGTTCAATAATTTTGAACGGAAAAACGCTTTCTGATTCTATATTTAAGAAATATATGCATCTCATACCAATTGATACACTTTCGATTCATTAAGTAAAAAGAACAAAGAAGAGTCCCGCTGAAAAGCGGGATTTTTATTTCAATATGATTGCTCCTAATGCAGGTAAGTTCACAGTAACCTTATAAAGTTTGCTTTTTTTATCTACCAACTCAGAGCGGATATCAGGATTATAAATATCACCTGTACCCCAGTATTTTTTTGAATCACTATTGAAGAGTTCTTCTGTATAAGCTTTTCCTTCTACATGCACATCCCAGTCATTTCTTGTAACTGGAGTAAGATTTAGTATAATTAAAAGGTCATCTTTTGTTTTCTTGCCTTTACGTCTATATACTACTACACTCTCTGCCCTGTGATTCAGATCTACCCATTCAAACCCATACAAATTAAATTGGTTTTCGTGTAAAGCAGGTTCTGCTTTTAATAAGGCGTTTAAATCAGTAACACAATCCTTCAATGATCTATGTGAATCATGTTGTAGTAAATGCCAATCGAGTTCGCTTTTGTAATTCCATTCACTTGTTTGTCCAAACTCACAACCCATGAATAATAATTTAGCACCGGGATGTGTCCACATATATGTATATAACAATCGCAGGTTCGCAAATTTTTGCCAGTCATCACCCGGCATTTTATAAAGCATCGGGCTTTTGCCATGCACTACTTCATCATGACTGAAAGGCAACATAAAATTTTCATCATAATAATACATCATGCTGAATGCAAACTTATCCTGGTGATGCTGACGAAACAATGGATCGAATTTGAAATAATCAAGCGTATCATGCATCCATCCCATCATCCATTTCATACCAAAGCCTAACCCTCCGGCAAATGTTGGCTTGGAAACTCCAGGCCAGTCTGTTGCTTCCTCAGCAATAGTTTGTGTATCGGGAAAATCACGGAAGATCGTTTCGTTCAGATCTTTTATGAATGCAATGGCTTCCAAATTTCCATCACCGCCATGTTCGTTAGGTTCCCACTGTCCATGCGTTCTTGAATAATTTAATTTCAGCATAGATGATACCGCATCTACACGTATGCCATCGATATGAAATTTATCAAACCAATATCTTGCACTGCTGATAAGAAATGATTTTACTTCTCCCCTTTTATAATTGAAAATATAACTGTTCCAGTCAGGATGAAATCCTTTGCGCATATCTGCATACTCGTATGTATGCGTACCATCAAACATAAATAGCCCATGTGTGTCGTATGGAAAATGCGAAGGCACCCAATCGAGTATCACACCAATTCCTTCCTGGTGAAAGGCATCAATGAGTTTCATCAATCCCTGGGGATCACCAAAACGTGAAGTAGCTGCAAAATAACCGCAGCACTGATAACCCCAGCTTCCATCGAAAGGATGTTCCATTACAGGCATCAACTCCACATGGGTAAAACCCATTTCTTTTACATAAGGCACCAGCCGTTCTGTTATCTGTGCATAGGTGTTGTAAGTTTCTTCATCCGCCGGATCCGGTCGCTGCCAGCTTGCCAGGTGCACTTCATACACACTCCAGGGAGCATCGAGTGAATTATGCTTTTTTCTTTTCTTCATCCACTCCTTGTCATTCCACTCATAAAATAAATCCCAGGTTATACTGGCTGTATCAGGTCGTTTTTCCCAGAAGTTGGCAAACGGATCGCCTTTCGCCTGTTCTCTTTTTTTATA contains:
- the glgB gene encoding 1,4-alpha-glucan branching protein GlgB; translation: MTQLSKKSTQKNEENDQGSVRSKPDKKKYEEENFIDTSKAVWNYSMLTDEDVKNYQQGTNYSLYEKFGSHSVEVNGIWGIYFCVWAPNGSSVSVVGNFNHWYPHMHELYARWDNSGIWEGFIPDFKLGEVYKYHIVGYKKREQAKGDPFANFWEKRPDTASITWDLFYEWNDKEWMKKRKKHNSLDAPWSVYEVHLASWQRPDPADEETYNTYAQITERLVPYVKEMGFTHVELMPVMEHPFDGSWGYQCCGYFAATSRFGDPQGLMKLIDAFHQEGIGVILDWVPSHFPYDTHGLFMFDGTHTYEYADMRKGFHPDWNSYIFNYKRGEVKSFLISSARYWFDKFHIDGIRVDAVSSMLKLNYSRTHGQWEPNEHGGDGNLEAIAFIKDLNETIFRDFPDTQTIAEEATDWPGVSKPTFAGGLGFGMKWMMGWMHDTLDYFKFDPLFRQHHQDKFAFSMMYYYDENFMLPFSHDEVVHGKSPMLYKMPGDDWQKFANLRLLYTYMWTHPGAKLLFMGCEFGQTSEWNYKSELDWHLLQHDSHRSLKDCVTDLNALLKAEPALHENQFNLYGFEWVDLNHRAESVVVYRRKGKKTKDDLLIILNLTPVTRNDWDVHVEGKAYTEELFNSDSKKYWGTGDIYNPDIRSELVDKKSKLYKVTVNLPALGAIILK